In Deltaproteobacteria bacterium, the genomic stretch CATTCGTCCAGGAGGAGCAGCTTGCGCCCCGTTGCCAGGGCACGAGCGATCTCCAGCCTCCGCAGATGGCCGAGGGGCAGAAGCCCGGCCTTCCTGCCTGCCAATTCTACCAGACCCACCCTTTCGAGTAGATGCAGAGCCGCTTTCTTTTCTTTTCTGGTGGTCCAGGAAGACCATATCCTGGCATGAGTACTGTACTTGTCTACGCCAAGGGCCACAATAACATTTTCCAACACTGTGAGGGAGGAAAACGGCCTGACAATCTGAAAGGTGCGTCCCACCCCGAGGGCGGCTATCTGATGGGCGGCAAGCCTGTCAATCCGTCTGCCTTCGAAATAGATCTTGCCCCTGGTTGGTCTGTACACCCCGGAGATAAGGTTGAAGC encodes the following:
- a CDS encoding ABC transporter ATP-binding protein, translating into GRSSGREEHSAADLASGVQEDRVGMLGLIGPNGAGKTVCFNLISGVYRPTRGKIYFEGRRIDRLAAHQIAALGVGRTFQIVRPFSSLTVLENVIVALGVDKYSTHARIWSSWTTRKEKKAALHLLERVGLVELAGRKAGLLPLGHLRRLEIARALATGRKLLLLDECFSGLRHEEISQLEHLIASIRDDGMALLLIEHNMRVAMGLSDRMVVLDHGAKIAEGVPAAVRRDPVVIEAYLGQGASYDAA